The following coding sequences are from one uncultured Bacteroides sp. window:
- a CDS encoding nucleobase:cation symporter-2 family protein has protein sequence MKTDLIYGIEDRPPFKDALFAALQHLLAIFVAIITPPLIIAGALKLDVEKTSFLVSMSLFASGISTFIQCRRIGGVGAGLLCIQGTSFSFIGPIITTGLAGGLPLIFGVCMAASPIEMIVSRTFKYMRTIITPLVSGVVVLLIGLSLIKVGIVSCGGGYGAMDNGTFGSWENLTIASLVLFSVLFFNRCKNKYLRMSSIVLGICLGYGVALFFGKVDMSSLSTDTLMSFNVPMPFKYGLDFNISSFIAIGLVYLITAIEATGDVTANSMLSGLPIEGDTYLKRVSGGVLADGVNSFLAGVFNSFPNSIFAQNNGIIQLTGVASRYVGYYIAVMLVLLGLFPIVGTVFSMMPDAVLGGATLLMFGTVAAAGVRIISSQNIGRKETLVLAVSLSLGLGVELMPDILANAPQAIKGIFSSGITTGGLTAIIANAVIRIKEEKIEG, from the coding sequence ATGAAAACCGATTTGATTTACGGGATAGAAGATCGTCCTCCTTTCAAAGATGCACTATTTGCTGCATTACAACATTTACTTGCTATTTTTGTGGCAATTATCACTCCTCCTCTTATTATAGCGGGTGCTTTGAAGCTTGATGTAGAGAAAACAAGCTTTTTGGTTTCAATGTCTCTGTTTGCTTCTGGTATTTCTACTTTTATACAGTGTAGACGAATAGGAGGTGTGGGAGCTGGTTTACTTTGCATTCAGGGTACGAGCTTCTCTTTTATAGGTCCGATCATTACTACCGGGCTGGCGGGAGGATTACCTTTGATCTTTGGCGTTTGTATGGCGGCATCTCCTATAGAGATGATTGTGAGTAGAACTTTTAAATATATGCGCACTATTATTACTCCTTTGGTTTCCGGTGTTGTGGTTTTACTAATTGGATTGAGTTTGATAAAGGTGGGTATTGTTTCTTGTGGAGGAGGTTATGGAGCTATGGATAATGGAACTTTCGGATCATGGGAAAATTTGACCATTGCTTCTTTGGTTCTGTTTAGTGTACTTTTCTTTAATCGTTGCAAGAATAAATACTTGCGTATGAGTTCTATTGTTCTGGGCATCTGTTTAGGATATGGAGTGGCTCTTTTCTTTGGGAAAGTAGATATGAGCTCTTTGAGTACTGATACATTAATGAGCTTTAATGTGCCTATGCCATTTAAATATGGTTTGGACTTTAATATTTCTTCATTTATTGCAATAGGTTTAGTGTATTTGATTACTGCCATTGAAGCAACAGGGGATGTTACGGCAAATTCTATGCTCTCTGGGCTTCCTATAGAGGGTGATACTTATTTAAAACGTGTGTCAGGAGGTGTGCTTGCTGATGGAGTAAACTCTTTTTTAGCGGGAGTTTTTAACTCATTTCCTAACTCTATCTTTGCACAAAATAATGGTATTATTCAGCTAACAGGAGTTGCTAGTCGATATGTGGGTTATTATATTGCTGTGATGTTGGTTTTATTAGGTTTATTTCCAATAGTAGGAACGGTCTTTTCAATGATGCCCGATGCTGTACTTGGCGGAGCAACATTATTGATGTTCGGAACTGTAGCTGCAGCTGGAGTACGTATCATTTCTTCTCAAAATATAGGGCGTAAAGAGACGCTGGTTCTAGCAGTGAGTTTATCTTTAGGTTTGGGAGTTGAGCTGATGCCTGATATTTTAGCTAATGCTCCGCAGGCAATTAAAGGAATCTTCTCTTCGGGTATCACAACCGGCGGGCTAACTGCCATAATCGCCAATGCTGTGATACGAATCAAAGAAGAAAAAATAGAGGGTTAA
- a CDS encoding KamA family protein, protein MQQKKMLSLTLPQLKQCYKKELQELFFLAQKSQDIEEFRMLLQKYVAGFKQEHNSKQIRDLINYDGKTITELSTGKELSIQTLSLLRDFLTTEMDNDSTPTDTFIDLFYLFRKLTVSNIPSISTEKNKKLMSRWESGLNEEVMSIRKKNKERMIHYLIHKVEQRKASQSRFHFDESTSDEKRYELVNNWWNNYRFQLSMAIKSPSELNKFLGNSLSPETMQLLKEARKKGMPFFATPYYLSLLNIEEGYDDASIRSYILYSPELIHTYGNIRAWEKEDIVENGKPNAAGWLLPNGHNIHRRYPEVAILIPDTMGRACGGLCASCQRMYDFQSKRLNFEFSDLSPKESWDKKLRRLMNYFEEDTQLRDILITGGDALMSQNKTLRNILDAVYRMAVRKRKANINRPEGEKYAELQRVRLGSRLLAYLPMRIDNELVEVLKEFKEKASSVGVKQFIIQTHFQSPLEVTVEARDAINKILSAGWLITNQLVYTVAASRRGHTSRLRQVLNKLGVICYYTFSVKGFNENYAVFTPNSRSIQEQIEEKSFGSLTTEQQEELSSLLHSGEEAATQIQHFLKKHHLPFLATDRSVLNLPAIGKSMTFSTVGITPEGCRILKFDHDATRKHSPIIDQMHDVYITENKSIAAYLRQLSSMGEDPDNYATIWNYTEGTTESRFSLYEYPPFQYSVTNKMSNLQIEN, encoded by the coding sequence ATGCAACAAAAGAAAATGCTTTCTCTCACTCTTCCTCAGTTAAAACAGTGTTACAAAAAAGAACTTCAGGAGCTCTTTTTTTTGGCCCAAAAAAGCCAAGATATAGAAGAGTTTAGAATGTTGTTACAAAAGTATGTAGCAGGGTTTAAACAGGAGCATAATAGCAAGCAAATTCGAGACCTTATCAATTATGATGGAAAAACCATCACCGAGTTATCCACAGGTAAAGAACTATCCATTCAGACATTATCTCTTCTCCGAGATTTTCTAACTACAGAAATGGATAATGACTCCACACCAACTGACACATTCATCGATTTGTTTTACCTTTTTCGCAAACTGACAGTTTCCAATATTCCTTCTATTTCCACCGAAAAGAATAAAAAACTCATGAGTAGATGGGAAAGTGGACTCAATGAGGAAGTTATGTCTATTCGAAAAAAGAACAAAGAGCGAATGATTCATTACCTGATACATAAAGTCGAACAGCGAAAGGCCTCTCAATCACGCTTTCATTTTGATGAGAGCACCTCTGATGAGAAGAGATATGAACTTGTCAACAATTGGTGGAACAATTATCGTTTTCAACTAAGCATGGCTATAAAGAGTCCCTCCGAACTAAATAAGTTTTTAGGGAATTCATTATCACCCGAAACGATGCAATTATTAAAAGAAGCACGAAAAAAAGGTATGCCATTCTTCGCTACTCCCTATTACCTCTCTCTACTTAACATAGAAGAAGGTTATGATGATGCAAGCATCCGTAGTTATATTCTATATTCTCCTGAGTTGATTCACACCTATGGTAATATCCGGGCATGGGAAAAAGAAGATATTGTAGAAAACGGAAAGCCAAATGCTGCCGGATGGCTTTTACCAAACGGACATAACATACATCGTCGATATCCGGAAGTTGCCATTCTTATCCCTGACACTATGGGAAGGGCCTGTGGCGGACTGTGTGCTTCTTGCCAACGTATGTACGATTTTCAAAGTAAACGACTCAATTTTGAATTCAGTGACCTTTCTCCAAAGGAATCATGGGACAAAAAGCTTCGCCGATTAATGAATTATTTCGAAGAAGATACTCAGCTACGCGATATACTCATTACAGGAGGAGACGCTTTAATGAGTCAAAACAAAACACTCCGGAATATTCTTGACGCTGTCTATCGAATGGCTGTACGCAAACGGAAAGCAAATATAAACCGACCGGAAGGGGAAAAATATGCAGAGCTACAACGTGTACGTTTAGGCTCTAGGCTACTTGCATATCTACCCATGCGCATCGATAATGAGTTAGTAGAAGTACTCAAAGAATTTAAAGAGAAAGCATCATCTGTCGGAGTAAAGCAGTTTATCATACAAACACACTTTCAGAGTCCTTTGGAAGTAACAGTGGAAGCTCGTGATGCTATAAACAAAATATTATCTGCCGGATGGCTTATTACCAACCAGTTAGTCTACACTGTAGCCGCCTCACGTCGAGGGCATACCTCCCGACTAAGACAAGTACTGAATAAACTCGGAGTAATATGCTACTACACATTTTCAGTAAAAGGCTTCAATGAAAACTATGCAGTCTTTACCCCTAATAGCCGCTCTATACAAGAACAGATAGAAGAAAAATCATTCGGAAGTCTCACAACAGAGCAACAAGAAGAACTCTCTTCGTTACTGCATTCAGGTGAAGAAGCTGCTACACAAATTCAGCATTTTTTAAAGAAGCATCATTTACCTTTCTTAGCAACTGACCGCAGTGTGCTCAACCTCCCAGCTATTGGTAAAAGCATGACATTCAGCACCGTAGGAATAACTCCAGAAGGGTGTCGAATTTTAAAATTCGATCATGATGCCACTCGTAAACACAGTCCTATCATTGACCAGATGCATGATGTATATATCACCGAGAATAAATCCATTGCTGCCTACCTGCGACAATTGTCTTCAATGGGAGAAGATCCGGATAACTATGCCACAATATGGAACTATACAGAAGGAACGACAGAATCTCGTTTCAGTCTATACGAGTATCCACCGTTCCAATATTCTGTTACCAATAAAATGAGTAATCTACAAATAGAAAATTAA
- a CDS encoding histone H1: MKELLVKIEALIAEFNKDANAQMENGNKSAGIRARKASLEIEKLMKDFRKVSLIDSKK, translated from the coding sequence ATGAAAGAATTACTAGTAAAGATTGAGGCTTTGATTGCTGAATTTAACAAAGATGCTAATGCACAAATGGAAAATGGCAATAAATCTGCAGGAATACGTGCGCGTAAAGCTTCATTAGAAATTGAAAAATTAATGAAAGATTTTAGAAAAGTATCTTTGATAGATTCTAAAAAGTAG
- the clpB gene encoding ATP-dependent chaperone ClpB, translating into MNFNNFTIKSQETVQEAVNLAQSHGQQAIETAHLLRAVMNKGENVTNFIFQKLGINNQQISTVLDKQIDSFPKVSGGESYLSRESNDVLQKATQYSKEMGDEFVSLEHLLLALLTVKSTTATILKDAGMTEKELRSAISELRKGERVTSQSSEDTYQSLDKYAINLNEAARNGKLDPVIGRDEEIRRVLQILSRRTKNNPILIGEPGTGKTAIVEGLANRILRGDVPENLKNKQVYSLDMGALVAGAKYKGEFEERLKSVINEVTKSDGNVILFIDEIHTLVGAGKGEGAMDAANILKPALARGELRSIGATTLDEYQKYFEKDKALERRFQTVQVNEPDTLSTISILRGLKERYENHHKVRIKDDAIIAAVELSNRYITERFLPDKAIDLMDEAAAKLRMEVDSVPEELDEISRKIKQLEIEREAIKREKDEGKLKVLNKEIAELKEQENSFKAKWQSEKTLVNKIQQNKIEIENLKFEADKAEREGDYGKVAEIRYGRLQALEKEIEDIQQKLHTMQGNNAMIKEEVDTEDIADVVSRWTGIPVSKMLQSEKDKLLLLEDELHKRVIGQEEAIEAVSNAVRRSRAGLQDPKRPIGSFIFLGTTGVGKTELAKALAEFLFDDEAMMTRIDMSEYQEKHSVSRLVGAPPGYVGYDEGGQLTEAIRRKPYSVVLFDEIEKAHPDVFNILLQVLDDGRLTDNKGRMVNFKNTIIIMTSNLGSSYIQSQMEKLNDTNKDVIVEETKKEVTNMLKKSIRPEFLNRIDETIMFLPLNEKEIKQIVILQVKGIQKMLANNGVELQMTDDAIQFIAQAGYDPEFGARPVKRAIQHYLLNDLSKQLLAQEVDRNKPIIVDSFEDKLVFRN; encoded by the coding sequence ATGAACTTTAACAATTTTACAATTAAATCACAAGAGACGGTACAAGAAGCCGTAAACTTGGCTCAAAGTCATGGACAGCAGGCTATTGAGACAGCTCACTTACTTCGAGCTGTAATGAATAAAGGAGAGAATGTAACCAATTTCATTTTTCAAAAACTAGGAATAAACAATCAACAGATTTCAACAGTTCTTGATAAGCAGATTGATTCTTTTCCTAAAGTTTCAGGAGGAGAGAGTTATTTAAGTAGAGAAAGCAATGACGTTCTTCAGAAGGCAACTCAATATTCGAAAGAAATGGGAGATGAGTTTGTCTCTTTAGAGCATTTACTATTAGCTTTGTTGACGGTAAAAAGTACGACTGCAACAATCCTAAAAGATGCTGGTATGACTGAAAAAGAACTCCGTTCAGCTATCAGTGAATTACGCAAGGGTGAAAGGGTTACTTCACAATCAAGCGAGGATACGTATCAAAGCTTGGATAAATATGCCATAAACCTAAATGAGGCAGCCCGCAACGGTAAATTAGACCCTGTTATCGGGCGTGATGAGGAAATACGACGTGTGTTACAAATACTAAGTCGAAGAACAAAAAACAATCCTATATTAATAGGTGAACCCGGGACTGGTAAAACAGCTATAGTAGAAGGACTAGCTAATCGTATATTAAGAGGAGACGTACCTGAAAACCTAAAAAACAAACAGGTTTATTCTCTCGATATGGGTGCACTCGTAGCAGGAGCTAAGTACAAAGGAGAGTTTGAGGAGAGACTAAAATCAGTCATTAATGAGGTGACCAAGTCTGATGGAAATGTGATCTTGTTTATCGACGAGATCCATACACTTGTAGGTGCCGGAAAAGGTGAAGGAGCCATGGATGCAGCCAATATCCTCAAACCAGCATTAGCACGAGGTGAATTACGTTCAATAGGTGCCACAACATTAGATGAGTATCAAAAATACTTTGAAAAAGACAAAGCACTAGAACGTCGTTTCCAAACGGTACAAGTAAATGAACCGGATACGCTTAGTACCATTTCTATTCTGCGAGGATTAAAGGAACGTTATGAGAATCATCATAAAGTACGTATCAAAGATGATGCAATCATTGCTGCTGTAGAATTGAGCAACCGCTATATCACAGAGCGCTTTTTGCCTGATAAAGCCATTGACCTGATGGATGAAGCTGCTGCAAAATTACGTATGGAAGTTGATTCTGTTCCAGAAGAGCTAGATGAAATCTCACGTAAAATTAAACAATTAGAGATAGAACGTGAAGCTATCAAACGTGAAAAAGATGAAGGCAAGCTAAAAGTTTTAAATAAAGAAATAGCCGAACTAAAAGAACAGGAAAATTCGTTTAAAGCAAAATGGCAAAGCGAAAAGACTTTAGTAAACAAGATTCAGCAAAATAAAATAGAAATTGAGAACCTCAAATTTGAAGCTGACAAAGCAGAACGAGAAGGCGATTATGGTAAAGTAGCTGAGATCAGATATGGCCGATTACAAGCTCTAGAGAAAGAGATTGAGGATATCCAGCAAAAGTTACATACTATGCAAGGAAACAACGCCATGATCAAAGAGGAGGTAGATACCGAAGATATTGCCGATGTTGTTTCTCGTTGGACCGGTATACCCGTGAGCAAAATGTTGCAAAGTGAAAAAGATAAACTTTTACTCTTAGAAGATGAGCTGCATAAAAGGGTAATCGGGCAAGAGGAAGCTATTGAAGCCGTATCAAATGCTGTACGTCGTAGCCGAGCCGGATTACAAGATCCCAAGCGCCCTATCGGATCATTCATTTTTCTAGGTACCACTGGTGTTGGTAAAACGGAGCTGGCCAAAGCCTTAGCAGAATTTCTGTTTGATGACGAAGCAATGATGACTCGTATCGACATGAGTGAATATCAGGAAAAGCATAGTGTTTCAAGGTTAGTTGGAGCACCTCCGGGATATGTAGGATATGATGAAGGCGGACAATTAACAGAAGCAATTCGAAGGAAACCTTATTCTGTTGTATTGTTTGATGAGATAGAGAAAGCTCATCCCGATGTCTTTAACATCTTACTACAAGTGCTTGATGACGGACGTTTAACTGATAATAAAGGACGTATGGTCAATTTTAAGAATACCATTATTATCATGACATCTAATTTGGGAAGCAGCTACATCCAAAGTCAAATGGAAAAATTGAATGACACAAATAAGGATGTGATTGTAGAAGAAACAAAGAAAGAAGTCACTAATATGCTTAAGAAGAGTATTCGTCCTGAATTTCTTAACCGTATAGATGAAACTATCATGTTTTTACCTCTTAACGAAAAAGAGATAAAGCAGATCGTTATACTTCAAGTAAAGGGCATACAGAAAATGCTTGCCAACAATGGAGTAGAATTGCAAATGACTGATGATGCTATACAATTTATAGCACAAGCCGGATATGATCCCGAGTTTGGAGCAAGACCTGTAAAAAGGGCAATACAACATTATCTGCTAAATGATTTATCAAAGCAATTACTGGCTCAGGAAGTAGATCGAAACAAACCTATTATCGTCGATTCTTTTGAAGATAAATTAGTCTTCAGGAATTGA
- a CDS encoding DUF6621 family protein: MAEKIQLAETVMLMDAAYLNLVIADLKKNFERILGRSLHDIDLAQLITYLALDSSISQGKNEIQVLWVYDEKSSTLVHCNPSDLKEELNGVAFTNQFGEFSFAGVPAEHLVSCKELYLDLLTIVADSSDVKKIIIVSHDETSDASLEKEIGKIKDKEIIYFRMNEPQSEASYRWELLAYPVMQALGIRGDELS; the protein is encoded by the coding sequence ATGGCAGAAAAAATACAACTGGCTGAAACGGTGATGCTGATGGATGCGGCATATCTGAATTTAGTAATTGCTGATTTGAAAAAGAACTTTGAACGTATATTGGGACGTTCGTTGCATGATATTGACTTAGCCCAATTGATCACCTATTTAGCTTTGGACTCATCTATCTCACAAGGAAAAAATGAGATACAAGTGCTTTGGGTCTATGATGAAAAGTCTTCTACATTGGTTCATTGTAATCCTTCTGATTTGAAAGAGGAGTTGAACGGGGTGGCTTTCACTAATCAATTTGGAGAGTTTTCGTTTGCCGGTGTTCCTGCTGAGCATCTAGTTTCTTGCAAGGAGCTATATCTTGATTTACTTACTATTGTAGCAGACTCGAGCGATGTGAAGAAAATAATAATAGTTTCTCATGACGAAACGTCTGATGCTTCTTTAGAGAAAGAAATAGGAAAGATTAAAGATAAAGAAATTATTTATTTCCGTATGAATGAACCTCAAAGCGAAGCATCTTACCGATGGGAACTGTTAGCATATCCTGTAATGCAAGCTTTGGGAATACGAGGTGATGAATTGTCATGA
- a CDS encoding LysR family transcriptional regulator produces MSDFRLKVFFSVAKNLSFTKASQELFISQPAITKHIQELEATYQVRLFDRQGGRISLTSAGKLMLEHSERILENYKQLEYEMNLLHNAYTGELRLGASTTIAQYVLPPLLASFIEKFPQVHLSLMSGNSREVETALQEHRIDLGLVEGIVRLPNLKYTDFLKDELVAIVRPDNKLLLAEEILPEDLKQIPLVLRERGSGTLDVFEKALLKHGLKLSSLRVLLYLGSTESIKLFLAKSDCMGIVSVRSVRRELLAGLFKVVEIKNMPLLRTFSFVQLQGQEGGLSSVFMQFTARHNEKL; encoded by the coding sequence ATGTCTGATTTTCGTCTTAAAGTTTTTTTCTCTGTTGCTAAGAATCTGAGCTTTACTAAAGCCTCACAAGAACTATTTATTAGTCAGCCGGCTATTACAAAGCATATTCAAGAATTGGAAGCAACTTATCAGGTCCGTTTGTTTGACAGACAAGGGGGGCGGATATCATTAACTTCTGCCGGTAAGCTCATGTTAGAACATAGCGAGCGTATTCTTGAAAATTATAAGCAATTGGAGTATGAGATGAATCTACTTCACAATGCTTATACTGGTGAGTTAAGACTTGGTGCCAGTACTACTATTGCTCAATATGTTCTTCCACCTTTATTAGCAAGTTTCATCGAAAAGTTTCCGCAAGTACATCTTTCTTTAATGAGTGGCAATTCCCGAGAAGTAGAAACGGCATTGCAGGAACATCGAATTGATTTGGGCTTAGTAGAGGGGATTGTTCGTTTGCCTAATCTGAAATATACCGATTTTCTAAAGGATGAGCTCGTGGCAATAGTGCGTCCCGATAATAAATTATTGTTGGCTGAGGAAATTTTACCAGAAGATTTAAAACAAATACCATTAGTACTTCGTGAGAGAGGATCCGGAACTCTGGACGTCTTTGAAAAAGCTTTGTTAAAGCATGGCCTTAAACTCTCATCTTTGCGTGTCTTGTTATATTTGGGAAGTACAGAAAGCATAAAACTTTTCTTAGCAAAATCCGATTGCATGGGTATTGTTTCTGTGCGCTCCGTTAGGCGCGAATTGCTAGCAGGTCTTTTTAAAGTTGTGGAAATTAAGAATATGCCATTGCTGCGTACTTTTAGTTTTGTTCAATTGCAAGGGCAGGAGGGAGGTCTCTCTTCCGTATTTATGCAATTCACGGCTCGTCATAACGAAAAGTTATAG
- a CDS encoding putative sulfate exporter family transporter: MAELLHSLKTNNKTIYVSLVIVLFFFLFLDYIPGLSAYSSWLTPPVALFIGLLYALLCGQAHPKFNKKVSKYLLQYSVVALGFGMNLQASIASGRQGMEFTIISVLGTMLLGWFIGRKCLKVGRDTSYLISSGTAICGGSAIAAIGPVLRAKDSEMSVALGTIFILNAIALFIFPVIGHWLGMSQQDFGTWAAIAIHDTSSVVGAGAAYGEEALKIATTIKLTRALWIIPLALVTSVIFKSKGQKINIPWFIFFFLLAMIFNTYLLDGVPQVGQAINHLGRKGLTVTLFFIGASLSRDVLKAVGIKPLVQGVLLWLVISLSTLAYIYYF; encoded by the coding sequence ATGGCTGAATTACTTCATTCACTGAAAACGAACAATAAAACGATTTATGTTTCATTGGTGATCGTTTTGTTTTTTTTCTTATTTCTTGATTATATTCCCGGGTTATCTGCTTATTCCTCTTGGTTAACTCCACCTGTTGCCTTATTTATAGGCCTTTTATATGCTTTGCTTTGTGGACAAGCTCATCCTAAATTTAATAAGAAAGTGTCTAAGTATTTACTGCAATACTCTGTAGTAGCTTTGGGCTTTGGTATGAATTTACAAGCATCTATTGCTTCTGGTCGGCAAGGTATGGAATTTACTATTATTTCTGTTCTAGGTACAATGCTTCTTGGGTGGTTCATTGGTCGTAAATGTCTCAAAGTAGGGCGAGATACTTCTTACCTTATTAGTTCGGGAACTGCCATTTGTGGTGGGAGTGCTATTGCAGCTATAGGTCCCGTATTACGAGCGAAAGATAGTGAGATGTCTGTTGCCTTGGGAACTATTTTTATTCTGAATGCAATAGCCCTCTTTATTTTTCCGGTGATAGGTCATTGGCTAGGTATGAGTCAGCAAGATTTTGGAACTTGGGCAGCTATTGCCATTCATGATACAAGTTCTGTGGTAGGAGCTGGAGCAGCGTATGGTGAGGAAGCTTTGAAGATTGCTACTACTATCAAGCTTACTCGTGCTTTGTGGATTATTCCTTTGGCTTTAGTTACTTCAGTTATTTTTAAGAGTAAGGGACAAAAAATAAATATACCTTGGTTTATTTTCTTTTTTCTGCTTGCTATGATATTCAATACGTATTTACTTGATGGAGTGCCTCAAGTAGGGCAGGCTATAAATCACTTGGGACGTAAAGGACTAACAGTTACTCTGTTTTTTATAGGTGCTTCTCTTTCTAGAGATGTTCTGAAAGCTGTTGGCATAAAGCCTCTTGTTCAAGGTGTTTTGCTTTGGCTAGTCATTAGTTTAAGTACACTTGCTTATATCTATTACTTCTAA
- a CDS encoding DUF4252 domain-containing protein, whose translation MKRIIYATILFAMILGFNAKAQNSLYNKYNDMPNVTSVYISKAMLSMSPRVINQDVIITKVANQLDAIYIISTFDQKIMKEMKKDIKNLIDKGKYELLMKQKGIASSSAFYIKKKGDKITDLIMITEGAKEKYTHLIGEMSFDDIRRITLINGQSYNTYSMGHFDKREILKNFKGLKELEKLKNLKGLKDIEKLKDMDFSSLKKLDTIYGID comes from the coding sequence ATGAAAAGAATAATCTATGCTACAATTCTTTTTGCAATGATTCTAGGATTCAATGCAAAAGCGCAAAATAGCCTTTACAACAAATACAATGACATGCCCAATGTAACATCTGTCTATATCTCAAAGGCAATGTTAAGTATGAGCCCTAGAGTGATCAATCAAGATGTGATTATTACTAAAGTGGCAAATCAACTTGATGCAATCTATATTATCTCCACATTTGATCAGAAAATAATGAAAGAGATGAAAAAGGATATTAAGAACCTCATCGATAAGGGAAAATATGAATTGCTTATGAAACAAAAAGGAATTGCTTCTTCTTCTGCCTTTTACATTAAAAAGAAAGGAGACAAAATAACTGACTTAATTATGATAACCGAAGGAGCCAAAGAGAAATACACACATCTAATTGGAGAAATGTCGTTCGATGATATCCGGCGTATTACACTAATTAACGGACAGTCCTACAACACTTATTCTATGGGTCATTTTGACAAAAGAGAAATATTAAAGAATTTCAAAGGCTTAAAAGAATTAGAGAAATTAAAGAATCTAAAAGGATTGAAAGATATAGAAAAACTAAAAGATATGGATTTTTCTTCTCTCAAAAAATTAGATACTATATACGGAATAGATTGA
- a CDS encoding RNA polymerase sigma factor → MDADTFKKKYLPFHQKLYYIAYQLLENEADAEDLIQEAYLKLWDKRKGLSAIKNPEAFSVTLVKNMCFDILRSGKHIIERKSVELTTIQETATTENLETKDEIQQVKQLINCLPEQQRKVILLKDVKGCSFEEVEKITGLNSINVRVLLSRGRKKIRERFNKLNNYESGKY, encoded by the coding sequence ATGGATGCTGATACTTTTAAGAAAAAATATTTACCTTTTCACCAGAAGCTCTACTACATAGCATATCAACTATTAGAAAACGAAGCGGATGCTGAAGATTTAATACAGGAAGCTTATCTTAAACTGTGGGACAAAAGAAAAGGGCTGAGTGCAATAAAAAACCCGGAAGCTTTCAGCGTCACACTGGTGAAAAATATGTGTTTTGACATCTTGCGCTCAGGTAAACATATTATTGAAAGAAAATCAGTAGAGCTAACAACGATACAGGAAACAGCAACGACAGAAAACCTTGAAACAAAAGATGAAATACAACAAGTAAAGCAATTAATTAATTGTTTACCAGAACAACAGAGAAAAGTCATTTTACTGAAAGACGTAAAAGGTTGCTCATTTGAAGAGGTTGAAAAAATAACGGGATTAAATAGTATAAACGTAAGAGTTTTACTATCCAGAGGTCGAAAAAAAATTCGTGAACGATTTAATAAACTAAACAACTATGAAAGTGGAAAATATTAA